A genomic region of Granulicella cerasi contains the following coding sequences:
- a CDS encoding UBP-type zinc finger domain-containing protein encodes MKGINVEVKPSGTGCVECLKNGTWWFHLRRCAECGHIGCCDTSPERHATQHFHQTGHPIIQSFEPDEDWFWDFTKGSAVNGPLLASPHNHPLAQSVPGPEGAVPSDWMDLLNQD; translated from the coding sequence ATGAAGGGTATCAACGTCGAGGTGAAGCCGAGTGGAACAGGTTGTGTGGAGTGCTTGAAGAACGGCACTTGGTGGTTTCACCTGCGTAGATGTGCAGAGTGTGGACATATAGGTTGTTGCGATACTTCACCGGAGCGACATGCGACTCAGCACTTTCATCAGACCGGCCATCCGATTATCCAGAGCTTCGAACCAGATGAAGACTGGTTTTGGGACTTCACGAAGGGTTCTGCCGTGAATGGACCGCTACTCGCTTCGCCCCATAACCATCCTCTGGCGCAGAGCGTTCCTGGCCCGGAAGGCGCTGTTCCTTCCGACTGGATGGACCTACTCAATCAGGACTAG
- a CDS encoding alpha/beta hydrolase family protein, which produces MEFIFKDTSFKFEALRAAGFAVDNGADISEVLLTTAAIPEGDEEAWMREWKATADRVHERAEHSFKHGDKISAREAFFRASSYYRSAEFYRRKDPVNDPHVAELFNLSRETFLKAGKLLEGPFEEISIPYGDDTLPGYLLLVDDSGTPRPTLIYTNGFDSTTEEGYFVIGAAALRRGFNVILYDGPGTGRMIREKKVPYRPDWEAVLGPVMDYAETRPEIDASKLVLFGYSMGGYLITRTAAYDHRPAAVVCDDGVTSFFATYPPLPEYLVEWIKSGRDEEAIPVLEWIKEHDTYARWALQNGTWVYGTKTEPEYIRMSEQFTLAVKDMHKITSPVLLLEGENDLVFKGQAGKLASELKAPHKHVIMRNIDGAGEHCHMGAMRLTHQTIFDWLSETLK; this is translated from the coding sequence ATTGCGGGCAGCCGGGTTTGCCGTCGACAATGGCGCCGACATCAGTGAAGTGTTGCTCACCACCGCGGCTATCCCCGAGGGAGATGAAGAAGCGTGGATGCGCGAATGGAAGGCGACTGCCGATCGCGTTCATGAGCGTGCGGAGCATTCGTTCAAGCACGGAGACAAGATCAGTGCGCGTGAGGCTTTTTTTCGCGCTTCGTCCTACTACCGCAGTGCGGAGTTTTACCGGCGCAAGGACCCTGTGAATGACCCTCATGTCGCGGAGCTGTTCAATCTCTCGCGCGAGACCTTTTTGAAAGCAGGCAAGTTGTTGGAAGGTCCGTTCGAGGAGATCTCGATCCCGTATGGCGATGACACGCTCCCCGGCTACCTGCTGCTGGTGGACGATAGCGGAACGCCTCGTCCGACGCTCATTTACACGAACGGGTTTGACTCAACGACAGAGGAGGGATACTTCGTGATCGGCGCCGCGGCCCTTCGTCGCGGCTTCAATGTGATTCTCTATGACGGCCCTGGCACAGGTCGTATGATTCGCGAAAAGAAGGTGCCGTATCGTCCTGACTGGGAGGCTGTGCTGGGACCTGTGATGGACTATGCCGAGACGCGCCCGGAGATCGATGCTTCCAAGCTGGTGCTCTTTGGATACAGCATGGGAGGCTATCTGATCACGCGCACAGCTGCCTACGATCATCGTCCCGCTGCGGTCGTGTGTGATGACGGCGTTACGAGTTTCTTCGCAACATATCCTCCTCTGCCGGAATATCTGGTTGAGTGGATCAAGAGCGGCCGTGATGAGGAAGCCATTCCTGTGCTCGAGTGGATCAAGGAGCATGACACTTATGCCCGTTGGGCGCTCCAGAATGGCACGTGGGTCTACGGTACGAAGACCGAGCCGGAGTACATCCGTATGAGCGAGCAGTTCACATTGGCCGTGAAGGACATGCACAAGATCACATCTCCTGTCCTGTTGCTCGAGGGCGAGAATGACCTCGTCTTCAAGGGGCAAGCGGGCAAGCTGGCGTCGGAACTGAAGGCGCCGCACAAGCACGTCATTATGCGAAACATTGACGGCGCTGGCGAACACTGCCATATGGGAGCGATGCGCCTGACGCATCAGACAATCTTTGACTGGCTGTCAGAGACGTTGAAATAA